In Etheostoma cragini isolate CJK2018 chromosome 9, CSU_Ecrag_1.0, whole genome shotgun sequence, the following are encoded in one genomic region:
- the acer1 gene encoding alkaline ceramidase 1 has product MAGVFSYESSEIDWCEDNYKYSEHVVEYFNTMSSFFFFIISPIMLYLLHPYAKERNLAIHMVWTMMIFVGIFSAYFHMTLSFMGQMLDELSILWVLAMGYAVWFPRRLFPSFIKERSTFSSLILVVTVITTVSSFVKPTANAYVLNCFGLHLLYVLAVEMRCCTDRKALRLAKLSVALWVLAISCWISDRFGCSFWQRLNFCYLHGIWHILIVIAVAYASTLIAYLDANYEIPYSLPGLQYWPCDKWAVGLPHIVLNGTTKTLKRC; this is encoded by the exons ATGGCAGGAGTTTTCTCCTATGAGAGTTCAGAAATCGACTGGTGTGAAGACAATTACAAATACTCTGAACATGTAGTGGAGTACTTCAACACT ATgagcagcttttttttcttcattatatCTCCCATCATGCTTTACCTTTTGCACCCTTATGCCAAAGAGAGGAACTTGGCGATTCACATGGTCTGGACCATGATGATATTTGTTG GGATCTTCTCTGCATACTTCCACATGACACTTAGTTTCATGGGCCAGATGTTGGATGAGCTGTCCATCCTGTGGGTGTTGGCGATGGGATATGCTGTCTGGTTCCCCCGCAGACTTTTCCCttcttttataaaagaaag GTCCACATTTTCAAGCCTCATCCTGGTGGTTACTGTCATCACAACAGTGTCATCATTTGTAAAACCTACAGCCAACGCCTACGTTTTAAACTGCTTCGGCCTCCATTTACTTTATGTTCTGGCTGTCGAGATGAGATG CTGCACTGACCGAAAGGCTCTGCGATTGGCCAAGCTGTCTGTGGCTCTGTGGGTGCTTGCCATCTCCTGCTGGATTAGTGACCGTTTTGGCTGCAGCTTCTGGCAGAGGCTAAACTTCTGCTACCTGCATGGTATCTG GCATATTCTGATTGTGATAGCTGTGGCCTACGCCAGCACCCTGATAGCTTACCTGGATGCCAACTATGAGATACCCTACTCTCTGCCTGGACTGCAGTACTGGCCCTGTGATAAATGGGCTGTTGGATTACCTCACATTGTCCTCAATGGTactacaaaaacactgaaacgGTGCTAA
- the myo1f gene encoding unconventional myosin-If — protein sequence MAKYHWQSQNVKQSGVDDMVLLSKITEDAVVENLKKRYMDDYIFTYIGSVLISVNPFKQMPYFTDREIELYQGAAQYENPPHIYALSDNMYRNMMIDAENQCVIISGESGAGKTVAAKYIMGYISKVSGGGSKVQHVKDIILQSNPLLEAFGNAKTVRNNNSSRFGKYFEIQFSRGGEPDGGKISNFLLEKSRVVSQNENERNFHIYYQMIEGANAQQKEGLGLMTPDYYYYLNQSGTYKVDGTNDSKDFQETMEAMQVIGISGDDQTQVLQIVAGILHLGNISFIEAGNYGQVESPDLLAFPAYLLGVDPNRLQDKLTSRQWSGKNESINVTLNTEQATYTRDALAKALYARLFDYLVEAINKAIQKPHEEFSIGVLDIYGFEIFKKNGFEQFCINFVNEKLQQIFIELTLKAEQEEYVQEGIKWTPIDYFNNKIVCDLIENKLNPPGIMSVLDDVCATLHAKGEGADGTLLQKLQAAVGTHEHFNNWNSGFVIHHYAGKVSYDINGFCERNRDVLFPDLIELMQSSEYNFICSLFPENLNNEKKGRPTTASSKIKKQANDLVNTLMKCTPHYIRCLKPNETKRPKDWEESRARHQVEYLGLRENIRVRRAGYAYRRVFNKFMMRYAILTAETWPCWRGPEQQGVLHLLRSVNMDNDQYQMGRTKVFVKNPESLFLLEEMRERKFDTFARIIQKSWRRYIARKKYEQMREEASDILYNSKERRKNSINRNFVGDYLGLETRPELRQFLTKRERVDFADCVNKYDRRFKSIKRDLIMTPKGIYLIGREKVKKGPEKGQIKEVLKRKLEFGSISGVSLSTRQDDFFILHEVQYDSLLESNFKTEFLSLLLKRYEEVTKRKLTISFADRLEFRVKKEGWGGGGSRVVVFQRGQGDLAQLKPAGKTLTITVGDGLPKSSKPTKKSAQQSRSGGRINVASRAHQNGAAKVSRAPYNPPSDITYSSPHKQGRPPSTALPKMGSQRVPRVPAHNQYNQGDMDFLNVPDQGMSGKQRKRSISQRPPPAPKPQPRPQGPRCRAIYQYVGQDTDEISFEVSEVFDLVKEDPSGWWTGRIRGREGLFPGNYVEKI from the exons GCGAAGTACCACTGGCAGAGTCAAAATGTGAAGCAAAGCGGAGTGGACGACATGGTCCTGCTGTCCAAGATCACTGAGGACGCTGTTGTGGAAAACCTCAAAAAAAGATACATGGACGACTACATCTTT ACATACATCGGCTCCGTATTAATATCAGTCAACCCGTTCAAACAGATGCCCTATTTCACTGACAGAGAGATTGAACTTTACCAAGGAGCT GCCCAATACGAGAATCCACCCCACATCTACGCCTTGTCTGATAACATGTACAGAAACATGATGATTGATGCAGAGAACCAGTGCGTCATCATTAG CGGGGAGAGTGGTGCTGGAAAGACAGTGGCTGCCAAATACATCATGGGTTACATTTCCAAAGTATCTGGAGGAGGGTCAAAAGTTCAG catGTAAAAGACATCATACTACAGTCAAATCCTCTGTTGGAAGCCTTTGGTAACGCCAAGACAGTCCGGAACAACAACTCCAGTCGTTTT GGGAAATACTTTGAAATTCAGTtcagcagaggaggagagcCAGACGGTGGCAAAATCTCTAACTTCCTGCTGGAGAAGTCAAGGGTGGTGAGCCAGAATGAGAACGAGAGGAACTTCCACATTTACTACCAG ATGATAGAGGGCGCCAACGCTCAGCAGAAAGAGGGCCTGGGCCTCATGACCCcagactactactactacctcAACCAGTCTGGGACCTACAAGGTGGATGGGACCAATGACAGCAAAGACTTCCAAGAGACTATG GAAGCCATGCAGGTGATTGGGATCTCAGGAGACGACCAGACTCAGGTGCTGCAAATCGTCGCAGGCATCCTCCACCTGGGAAACATCAGTTTCATAGAAGCAGGCAACTATGGGCAGGTGGAAAGCCCGGACT TGCTTGCCTTCCCCGCTTATCTGCTGGGCGTTGACCCCAACCGTCTGCAGGACAAGCTGACCAGCCGGCAATGGTCAGGGAAGAATGAGTCCATTAATGTGACCCTTAACACAGAGCAGGCCACGTACACGCGAGACGCCCTGGCCAAAGCCCTCTATGCACGACTCTTTGACTACCTGGTGGAG GCCATAAATAAAGCCATTCAAAAACCACACGAAGAATTCAGTATCGGAGTTCTTGACATTTACGGCTTTGAGATATTCAAG AAAAATGGCTTTGAGCAGTTCTGTATTAACTTTGTCAACGAGAAACTGCAACAGATCTTTATTGAACTGACTCTGAAGGCTGAGCAG GAAGAGTATGTGCAGGAGGGGATAAAGTGGACTCCCATTGATTATTTCAACAACAAGATTGTGTGCGACctcattgaaaataaattg AACCCTCCTGGTATAATGAGCGTGCTGGATGATGTGTGTGCCACTTTGCATGCCAAAGGAGAAGGTGCAGATGGCACTCTGCTGCAGAAACTGCAGGCCGCCGTGGGAACACATGAACATTTCAACAACTGGAACTCCGGCTTTGTCATACACCACTACGCTGGCAAG GTGTCATATGATATCAACGGCTTCTGTGAAAGAAACCGGGATGTGCTATTCCCTGACCTCATTGAGCTCATGCAAAGCAGCGAATA TAACTTCATTTGCAGCCTGTTCCCTGAAAACCTCAACAATGAGAAGAAAGGCAGGCCAACCACAGCCAGCTCTAAGATCAAG AAACAAGCTAATGATCTAGTGAACACGCTGATGAAATGCACTCCGCACTATATCCGCTGCCTCAAACCCAATGagacaaaaagaccaaaagacTGGGAGGAGAGTAG GGCTAGGCATCAGGTCGAATACCTTGGACTGCGGGAAAACATTCGTGTAAGAAGGGCTGGATATGCATACCGCAGAGTCTTCAACAAGTTTATGATGAG GTATGCCATTCTGACAGCTGAGACATGGCCATGTTGGAGGGGTCCAGAACAGCAGGGGGTCCTTCACCTCCTCCGCTCTGTCAACATGGATAACGACCAGTACCAGATGGGACGCACCAAGGTCTTCGTCAAGAACCCTGAATCG CTTTTCCTGCTGGAGGAGATGAGGGAGAGGAAGTTTGACACATTTGCCAGGATCATTCAGAAATCCTGGAGAAGATACATTGCCAGGAAGAAGTATGAACAGATGAGAGAGGAGG CCTCAGACATCCTGTACAACTCAAAGGAGCGGAGGAAGAACAGCATCAACAGAAACTTTGTCGGAGACTACCTCGGCCTGGAGACGAGGCCTGAGCTGCGACAGTTCCTGACCAAGAGGGAGCGTGTCGACTTCGCTGATTGTGTCAACAAGTATGACCGCAGGTTCAAG TCTATCAAGAGAGATTTGATCATGACCCCCAAAGGCATCTATCTGATTGGTCGAGAGAAGGTGAAGAAAGGACCTGAGAAGGGACAGATAAAAGAGGTGCTAAAACGAAAATTGGAGTTTGGAAGCATCAGTGGTGTCTCTCTCAG cACAAGACAGGATGATTTCTTTATCTTACATGAGGTCCAGTACGACAGTCTGCTGGAGTCCAACTTTAAGACAGAGTTCCTCAGTCTGCTCTTGAAACGCTACGAGGAGGTGACCAAGAGAAAACTGACAATCTCCTTTGCGGACAG ACTAGAGTTCAGAGTGAAGAAGGAGGGCTGGGGTGGAGGAGGCTCCAGGGTGGTGGTGTTTCAGAGGGGTCAAGGGGACCTGGCCCAGCTCAAACCTGCAGGGAAGACCCTCACTATCACAGTAGGAGATGGTCTACCCAAGTCCTcca AACCAACCAAGAAGAGTGCTCAACAGTCTCGTAGTGGAGGAAGAATTAATGTTGCCAGCAGAG CGCACCAGAATGGAGCAGCCAAGGTTTCTAGAGCCCCTTACAACCCACCATCAGATATCACATACTCGTCCCCACACAAACAAGGCCGGCCGCCCAGCACAGCTCTACCAAAAATGGGTTCCCAGAGGGTCCCCCGAGTCCCAGCCCACAACCAGTACAACCAGGGGGACATGGACTTCCTCAATGTGCCTGACCAAGGCATGTCAGG GAAGCAGAGGAAAAGGAGCATCAGTCAGCGACCTCCTCCTGCTCCTAAACCACAGCCTCGGCCCCAGGGGCCCCGCTGCCGAGCAATATATCAGTACGTTGGCCAGGACACGGACGAGATCAGCTTTGAGGTCAGCGAAGTGTTCGACCTCGTCAAAGAAG ATCCATCAGGCTGGTGGACAGGCAGGATTCGAGGAAGGGAAGGTCTCTTCCCTGGTAACTATGTGGAAAAGATTTGA